AATACAAAATCTGTTATGGTCTATGGGCATTTTAATGAAGAAAAAAGACATGAAGCACAGCGTAGAGGACTTGAAATTGGACCTATATCACTACAAGACTTATTCATTCATCTAACAAGCGAGGAGGTTTAATATGAAACAAAAATCCATCTATTCTAAAGTTGCGCAAGACATGTTTTTTATAAAACTAAAATGGTCACTTTGGTTTCTTAGTTTTATTTTATTAGCATATATTGTATTAATTGTTATTTCTGTTAATTTAGGTAATACATTCGGAGACTTTTCGGCATTTTCCTATGGCTCTTCAAGAATATATATGCTCGTCATAGGAACTCTTTCAGCCTATTATTTTCTACCTTTCTATATACACCAAGGGTTAACAAGAAAAGATTATTTTATAGGGACAGCACTATCTTCATTTGGTATTTCCATTGCAATTGCTGTTTTTGCATCAATATTAACTGGGATAGAGTATGTTACTTTAAAACTTTTCAGTCTATCCCATGTGCTCAATAGCTCAATGGAAAACAGCCTTATTGAGAATGCGAATAAGAATATCTCTATTGATTTAACAGGAATGATGTTCGGAGGTTCCAAATTCATAGATGTTGGTAGCAATTTAGCAGTAACACTACTTACTTATAGTATTAGTATCTTTATCTTTTATCTAATCGGTTGGTTAATCGGTGTTGGATATTACCGATTTGGATGGATTGTCGGGTTTGGATTCATCCTAATCTCTCTACTATTTATCGCTTGCACAGAATTTCTTTTGGGCAGCGAACTTGGTGAACCCCTAACAACCTTATTGCCATTTGCACCAACAACAATTCCAGTCTTCGCCACTATAGTAGGAATGTTTGTACTAATCGTGTTTATTTTATGGATCATTCGACTGATAACCAGAAGTATTACAATTAAGATGTTTTAGTTAGCAATAGTAAACACTATCTACGTAAATACAGTCTTACGCTTTATGTTCAATGAATTCACGGTATAATAAATGCGTTTGTGGCAGTTCTCGATGGGTTCCGGTTCTCAAAATCCCCCGCCTTGGTTTGTTGAGCCTGCTACGATAAGTAATTAACTTCCAATTAATCCTTAAAAAGGAAAGAATCACAAAACTCAAAAGAATAACTGAAGTAAAAGAGTACTGGATTGTGACGATGTCATAATCCAGTACTCTTTTTTGTATTAATTCAGTCGATCTGCTTTAGCTAATCTTTTGTCGTTTGCTATTCTTGACAAGGAAAAAATTGCAGACTCATTGAAAACCTTAACAAGGAGCCATACAGCTAATATCATTTCAAATGCTGCTATTGGAAGCGCCAAAATACCCCAAGTAGAAAATTGTTCAACTACATCAAATAGTACTAATAGAGCATTAATAAATACCATCACTGCTCCTGACCTCCCTAAGATAAATATAGGTCTGGGTACAAGCTTGGATTTATAAAATATATAACTATACATAATCGTATTGATACCTAACATAAAAAAAGGTCCAAGTATAAACGTCCAGTCATGTATAGCTATTAATAGTATTCCTGCAACTTGATAAGAAGCAGGATTCGCAGCTCCATTTGCTAAAAAATTCTGGGTTAAGGTCAATAAAGATAATACACTAATTATAACAGCTTCAAGAAACCTGAAGTAAACCTGCCAAAGAGCTAACTTGAGATTAATATAAAATGGAAGTTTTATCCTCCTTAAAGCATAAAAAATGTCGTTCAGAGGAATTTCTCAAACCCAATCACGTACCCAAAAACCAGAAAATATATTAAAAATCGAGAGAATATCGACAGAGCGTTATATAATCAATATCCGCTGTTTATTTTATGAAATAGTGATGAATCATCTCCCACAGGCTCATTCCCCTATCGACTTCTTTTTGCAAAAAGTTTTTTCTTAATGGTTAAGTAGTTTTTCATTTCAAAAATCAAATA
This region of Sporosarcina sp. ANT_H38 genomic DNA includes:
- a CDS encoding DUF4386 domain-containing protein, whose amino-acid sequence is MPLNDIFYALRRIKLPFYINLKLALWQVYFRFLEAVIISVLSLLTLTQNFLANGAANPASYQVAGILLIAIHDWTFILGPFFMLGINTIMYSYIFYKSKLVPRPIFILGRSGAVMVFINALLVLFDVVEQFSTWGILALPIAAFEMILAVWLLVKVFNESAIFSLSRIANDKRLAKADRLN